The Achromobacter pestifer genome includes a region encoding these proteins:
- a CDS encoding GMC family oxidoreductase encodes MSDTVDYIVVGAGSAGCVMANRLSASGTHSVCLLEAGPKDSNPWIHIPIGYGKTMFHKVVNWGYYTDPDPGMLGRRIYWPRGRTLGGSSSINGLIYIRGQQRDYDAWAAAGNPGWSWDECLPYFRKLENNDLGPGPTRGTEGMLNATSIKTPHPLVEALIGAAKTLGLPHLQDFNTGDQEGVGYYQLTTRNGRRCSTAVAYLRPAQGRSNLRVETDAHAMAVLFEGRRACGVRYRRDGQVHTVRARREVVLCAGALQSPQLLQLSGVGPAALLRQFGIGVVRDLPGVGENLQDHLQIRLIYETTRPITTNDQLRSLTGRARMGLEWLLFRGGPLAVGINQGGVFCRVDPASRTPDTQFHFATLSADMAGGKVHPFSGCTYSVCQLRPTSRGRVQLRSADPFEAPSMQPNYLSTELDRQMAVAAVKYARRLAATEPLAGLMKREFRPGPDVRTDDEILHFCREYGATIFHPSGTAKMGPSSDPMAVVDERLRVHGVAGLRVVDCSIMPTLVSGNTNVPVVMLAERAADFMLQDLRQAQPHALRVAA; translated from the coding sequence ATGTCCGATACCGTGGATTACATCGTGGTTGGCGCCGGCTCGGCCGGATGCGTGATGGCCAACCGGCTGAGCGCCAGCGGCACGCATAGCGTCTGCCTGCTGGAAGCCGGCCCCAAGGACAGCAACCCGTGGATACACATCCCCATCGGCTACGGCAAGACGATGTTCCACAAGGTCGTGAACTGGGGCTATTACACCGACCCCGACCCCGGCATGCTGGGCCGGCGCATCTACTGGCCGCGCGGCCGCACGCTGGGCGGTTCCAGCTCCATCAACGGGTTGATCTATATCCGCGGCCAGCAGCGCGACTACGATGCCTGGGCCGCCGCCGGCAATCCCGGCTGGAGCTGGGACGAATGCCTGCCCTACTTCCGCAAGCTTGAAAACAATGACCTCGGCCCCGGCCCCACGCGCGGCACCGAAGGCATGCTCAACGCCACCTCGATCAAGACGCCGCACCCGCTGGTGGAAGCGCTGATCGGCGCGGCAAAAACCCTGGGACTGCCGCATCTGCAGGACTTCAACACCGGCGACCAGGAGGGCGTGGGCTACTACCAGCTCACCACGCGCAACGGCCGCCGCTGCTCCACCGCGGTCGCCTACCTGCGCCCCGCCCAGGGCCGCAGCAATCTGCGCGTGGAGACCGACGCGCACGCCATGGCCGTGCTGTTCGAGGGCCGCCGCGCCTGCGGCGTGCGCTACCGGCGCGACGGCCAGGTGCACACCGTGCGCGCGCGCCGTGAAGTCGTGCTGTGCGCGGGCGCCCTGCAATCGCCTCAGCTGCTGCAATTGTCCGGCGTCGGGCCGGCCGCCCTGCTGCGCCAGTTCGGCATCGGCGTGGTGCGCGACCTGCCCGGCGTGGGTGAGAACCTGCAGGATCATCTGCAGATCCGGCTGATCTACGAGACCACGCGCCCCATCACCACCAACGACCAACTGCGCAGCCTGACGGGCCGCGCCCGCATGGGACTGGAATGGCTGCTGTTCCGCGGCGGCCCGCTGGCGGTGGGCATCAACCAGGGCGGCGTGTTCTGCCGGGTCGATCCCGCCAGCCGCACGCCCGACACCCAGTTCCATTTCGCCACGCTGTCCGCCGACATGGCGGGCGGCAAGGTGCATCCGTTCTCAGGCTGCACTTATTCGGTGTGCCAGCTGCGGCCGACCTCGCGCGGCCGGGTCCAACTGCGCAGCGCGGATCCCTTCGAGGCGCCGTCCATGCAGCCCAATTACCTGTCCACCGAACTGGACCGCCAGATGGCCGTGGCCGCGGTGAAGTACGCGCGCCGGCTTGCCGCCACCGAACCGCTGGCCGGCCTGATGAAGCGCGAGTTCCGCCCCGGGCCGGACGTGCGCACGGACGACGAGATCCTGCACTTCTGCCGCGAATACGGCGCCACGATCTTCCACCCGTCCGGCACCGCCAAGATGGGACCGTCCAGCGACCCCATGGCCGTAGTGGACGAGCGCCTGCGCGTGCACGGCGTGGCGGGGCTGCGCGTGGTGGACTGCTCGATCATGCCCACGCTGGTATCAGGCAACACCAATGTGCCCGTGGTGATGCTGGCCGAACGCGCGGCCGATTTCATGTTGCAGGACCTCAGGCAAGCGCAGCCGCACGCGCTGCGCGTCGCCGCCTGA
- a CDS encoding IclR family transcriptional regulator has product MEQNMQIQFQNRGAASAQQAEDAATQQEAARSLRALVVLDHLARAQHPPTLAQLAQRLDMPKTTLMRLLAAMQRAGFVAATPTENGFVPGPQAATLALATLRASAFTRACRAVLAQLVGTLGETCNLTAPDGDRVIYMERVETAEPLRLFFAVGSHVPMHCTASGKLFLASMNRLERGRVLARLPLTRNTPRTLTDPARLEEELERLAARGIGIDNEEFVRGMSAVAVPVRDADDRVVAAVACHAPTARVMLDDLLRAVPVLERAARAMHDVLAQHRTGAT; this is encoded by the coding sequence GTGGAACAGAATATGCAGATTCAGTTTCAAAATCGCGGTGCAGCATCGGCGCAGCAGGCCGAAGACGCCGCGACCCAACAGGAAGCCGCGCGTTCGCTGCGCGCGCTGGTGGTGCTGGACCACCTGGCGCGGGCCCAGCATCCGCCCACGCTGGCGCAACTGGCGCAGCGGCTGGACATGCCCAAGACTACCTTGATGCGACTGCTGGCGGCCATGCAGCGCGCCGGCTTCGTCGCTGCCACGCCCACCGAGAACGGGTTCGTGCCGGGGCCGCAGGCAGCGACCCTGGCCCTGGCCACCTTGCGCGCCTCGGCCTTCACGCGCGCCTGCCGCGCCGTGCTGGCCCAACTGGTCGGCACGCTGGGCGAAACCTGCAACCTGACCGCGCCTGACGGTGACCGCGTGATCTATATGGAACGGGTGGAAACGGCGGAGCCGCTGCGCCTGTTCTTTGCGGTGGGCAGCCACGTGCCCATGCATTGCACCGCCAGCGGCAAGCTGTTCCTCGCGTCCATGAACCGTCTGGAGCGCGGACGGGTGCTGGCGCGCCTGCCGCTCACGCGCAACACGCCGCGCACGCTGACGGACCCGGCCAGGCTGGAAGAAGAATTAGAACGGCTGGCGGCGCGCGGCATCGGCATCGACAATGAGGAATTCGTGCGCGGCATGAGCGCCGTGGCCGTGCCGGTGCGCGACGCGGACGACCGCGTGGTGGCGGCGGTGGCCTGCCATGCGCCGACGGCGCGCGTCATGCTCGACGATTTGCTGCGTGCCGTGCCGGTGCTGGAACGCGCTGCGCGGGCCATGCACGACGTGCTGGCGCAGCACCGAACCGGCGCGACATAA
- a CDS encoding GntR family transcriptional regulator → MSDGATLPPLAHSASANTLVGSAYVNLRRDIIQGVHPPGSRLRVEHLKDDYGVGAGTLREALALLVSDALVIAQGQRGFHVTPISLEDFRDITENRVLLETQALRQSIALGDDDWESAVLAAFHRLSKAEQRLAADPDTRFEEWEQRNREFHRELIRACPSRWLHHFLGILYQQAERYRRLTVTRKPIARDLDDEHKGILDATLARDADRACALLAAHIRLTYDAVARLPPDLFTRD, encoded by the coding sequence ATGTCAGACGGCGCCACCCTCCCCCCGCTTGCCCATTCCGCCTCGGCCAACACCCTGGTTGGCTCGGCCTACGTCAACCTGCGCCGCGACATCATCCAGGGCGTGCACCCGCCGGGCTCGCGGCTGCGGGTCGAGCATCTGAAGGACGATTACGGCGTGGGCGCGGGTACGCTGCGCGAAGCGCTGGCGCTGCTGGTGTCCGATGCGCTGGTCATCGCGCAAGGTCAGCGCGGCTTCCACGTCACGCCGATCTCGCTGGAAGATTTCCGCGACATCACCGAGAACCGCGTGCTGCTCGAAACCCAGGCGTTGCGCCAGTCCATTGCGCTAGGCGACGACGACTGGGAAAGCGCGGTGCTCGCCGCCTTTCACCGCCTGAGCAAAGCCGAGCAGCGCCTGGCCGCCGACCCCGACACCCGCTTTGAAGAGTGGGAGCAGCGCAACCGCGAGTTCCACCGCGAACTGATCCGCGCCTGTCCCTCGCGCTGGCTGCATCACTTCCTGGGCATCCTGTACCAGCAGGCCGAGCGCTACCGCCGCCTCACCGTCACGCGCAAGCCCATCGCGCGCGACCTGGACGACGAACACAAAGGCATCCTGGACGCCACGCTGGCCCGCGACGCGGACCGCGCCTGTGCACTGCTGGCCGCCCACATCCGCCTGACCTACGACGCCGTGGCCCGCCTGCCGCCGGACCTGTTCACGCGCGATTGA
- a CDS encoding Bug family tripartite tricarboxylate transporter substrate binding protein produces MTRLHDVRHARLRTRNLSETPAGRPLLRLVVRHIAACAAALAALAASPVASADNWPSRPVTILVNGGPGSLPDLFARPLAERLHHALGQPVVVENKPGAGGMLAMQQLKSAPADGHTLALVTNAHLVWNPYIFPALTYDPARDLQPVSPLAVIPMALTVNDKLQAKSLDQLLALARQKPGRLNYASSGNGSPPHVLFEMLREQAGVDIMHVPFKTGTGALNSVLAGDTEIYFAGTALVEPMVKEGRLRVLAMSETVPDAAFGKAPTLAASHFTGFEGAVWLGVAARAGTPDAIVQRLNEEIGRAQQDGALKQMYASHGSLPYHLAAAAFAQRVAAERDTSGPVLRKLGIKPD; encoded by the coding sequence GTGACACGGCTACACGACGTCCGGCATGCCCGGCTGCGCACCCGCAATCTGTCCGAAACGCCCGCCGGCCGGCCTTTGCTGCGATTGGTGGTGCGACATATTGCGGCCTGCGCCGCCGCCTTGGCCGCGTTGGCCGCCAGCCCCGTGGCCAGCGCCGACAACTGGCCGTCGCGGCCCGTGACCATCCTGGTCAACGGCGGCCCCGGCAGCCTGCCGGACCTGTTTGCCCGGCCTCTGGCCGAACGCCTGCACCACGCCCTGGGCCAGCCCGTGGTGGTTGAAAACAAGCCGGGCGCAGGCGGCATGCTGGCGATGCAGCAGCTGAAATCCGCGCCGGCCGACGGCCACACGCTGGCCCTGGTCACCAACGCCCACCTGGTGTGGAACCCCTACATTTTTCCGGCCCTGACCTACGATCCGGCGCGCGACCTGCAGCCCGTCAGTCCGCTGGCGGTCATCCCCATGGCGCTGACGGTCAACGACAAGCTCCAGGCCAAGTCCCTGGACCAGTTGCTGGCGCTGGCGCGCCAGAAGCCCGGCCGGCTGAACTACGCGTCCTCGGGCAACGGCAGCCCGCCTCACGTGCTGTTCGAGATGCTGCGCGAACAGGCCGGCGTCGACATCATGCACGTCCCGTTCAAGACCGGCACCGGCGCGCTGAATTCGGTGCTGGCGGGCGACACGGAAATCTACTTCGCCGGCACCGCCCTGGTGGAACCCATGGTCAAGGAAGGACGCCTGCGCGTGCTGGCCATGAGCGAAACCGTGCCCGACGCGGCCTTCGGCAAGGCGCCGACGCTGGCCGCCAGCCATTTCACGGGCTTCGAGGGCGCGGTGTGGCTGGGCGTGGCCGCGCGCGCCGGCACGCCGGACGCCATCGTGCAACGGCTCAACGAAGAAATCGGCCGCGCGCAGCAGGACGGCGCGCTCAAGCAGATGTACGCCAGCCACGGCTCCTTGCCGTACCATCTGGCGGCGGCGGCCTTCGCCCAGCGCGTCGCAGCCGAGCGGGACACTTCCGGTCCCGTGCTGCGCAAGCTGGGCATCAAGCCCGATTGA
- a CDS encoding M20 aminoacylase family protein — MNLIEEIVENSPSIRDIRRDIHAHPELAFEENRTSDLVAQLLESWGIPVHRGFGKTGLVGVIRNGDSGRTLGLRADMDALPMHEVNQFSHASKHPGVMHACGHDGHTAMLLGAAQHLAHHRNFDGTVYLIFQPAEERGGGAREMMRDGLFEKFPMEAVFGMHNMPGIPVGCFASSAGPVLASNSEFHVTIRGKGGHAAMPHLAIDPIPAAAQMIEAFQTIISRNKKPLETAVISVTTVQAGGVVNVIPDTCELRGTVRAYTRETLDLIERRMGEVAQHVAGMFGAQCDFVFTRHYPSTINHEAETAFMRTALTEVVGQERVLAQAPIMAAEDFSFMLEEVPGSYCFIGNGEGDHREPGHGEGPCLVHNTSYDFNDALLPIGASAFVKLAENWMPRK; from the coding sequence ATGAACCTGATCGAAGAGATTGTTGAAAACTCCCCGTCCATCCGCGACATCCGCAGGGACATCCATGCGCATCCGGAACTGGCGTTCGAAGAGAACCGCACCTCCGACCTGGTGGCCCAGTTGCTGGAAAGCTGGGGCATCCCGGTGCATCGCGGCTTCGGCAAGACCGGCCTGGTGGGCGTGATCCGCAACGGCGACTCCGGGCGCACGCTGGGCCTGCGCGCCGACATGGACGCGCTGCCCATGCACGAGGTCAACCAGTTCAGCCACGCCAGCAAGCATCCCGGCGTCATGCACGCCTGCGGCCACGACGGTCATACCGCCATGCTGCTGGGCGCGGCCCAGCACCTGGCGCACCATCGCAACTTCGACGGCACCGTCTACCTGATCTTCCAGCCCGCCGAAGAGCGCGGCGGCGGCGCGCGCGAAATGATGCGCGATGGCCTGTTCGAGAAATTCCCCATGGAGGCGGTGTTCGGCATGCACAACATGCCCGGCATCCCGGTCGGCTGCTTCGCCTCGTCGGCGGGGCCGGTGCTGGCGTCCAACAGCGAGTTCCACGTGACCATCCGCGGCAAGGGCGGCCACGCGGCCATGCCGCATCTGGCCATTGATCCCATTCCTGCGGCGGCCCAGATGATCGAGGCCTTCCAGACCATCATCAGCCGCAACAAGAAACCGCTGGAGACGGCCGTCATCTCGGTGACGACGGTACAGGCGGGCGGGGTGGTCAACGTCATCCCCGACACCTGCGAACTGCGCGGCACGGTGCGCGCCTATACCCGCGAAACCCTGGACCTGATCGAGCGCCGCATGGGCGAGGTCGCGCAGCACGTGGCCGGCATGTTCGGCGCCCAGTGCGACTTCGTCTTTACGCGGCATTACCCCTCGACCATCAACCACGAAGCCGAGACCGCCTTCATGCGCACTGCGCTGACCGAGGTGGTGGGCCAAGAGCGCGTGCTGGCGCAGGCGCCCATCATGGCGGCCGAGGACTTTTCCTTCATGCTGGAAGAGGTGCCCGGCAGCTATTGCTTCATCGGCAACGGCGAAGGCGATCACCGCGAGCCCGGCCATGGCGAAGGTCCGTGCCTGGTCCACAACACCAGCTACGACTTCAACGACGCGCTGCTGCCCATCGGCGCCAGCGCCTTCGTGAAGCTGGCTGAGAACTGGATGCCGCGCAAGTAG
- a CDS encoding MFS transporter — MTHGIHGQQRWWALMVLCLGVLMIVLDTTIVNVALPSIREDLHFTETSLVWVVNAYMLTFGGFLLLGGRLGDLLGHRRMFLVGLVVFTVASLACGLAQNQALLIGARAAQGLGGAVVSAVALSLIMNLFTETGERARAMGVYGFVCAGGGSIGVLLGGLLTSALSWHWIFLVNLPIGVVVYALCLRLIPAAPPAAAGARLDVAGALSVTASLMLAVYAVVNGNEAGWTSAQSLTLLGAAAALMVLFLTIEARVESPLMPLGLFRLRNVATANVVGVLWAAAMFAWFFVSALYMQLVLGYSPMEVGLAFLPANLIMAAFSLGLSAKLVMRFGIRGPLATGLFIAALGLALFARAPADGSFAVDVLPAMLLLGLGAGVAFNPMLLAAMSDVEPSQSGLASGVVNTAFMMGGALGLAVLASLAAARSAGLAAAGAAPALALNGGYQLTFLAGALIAGLAAALSALLVRTRNHELSVQAGSSH; from the coding sequence ATGACGCATGGAATACACGGCCAGCAACGCTGGTGGGCGCTGATGGTGCTTTGCCTGGGCGTGTTGATGATCGTGCTGGACACCACCATCGTGAACGTCGCCCTGCCCTCCATCCGCGAAGACCTGCATTTCACGGAAACCTCGCTGGTCTGGGTGGTGAATGCCTACATGCTGACCTTCGGCGGCTTCCTGCTGCTGGGCGGGCGGCTGGGCGATCTGCTGGGACATCGCCGCATGTTTCTGGTGGGCCTGGTGGTCTTCACCGTGGCCTCGCTGGCCTGTGGCCTGGCGCAGAACCAGGCCCTGCTGATCGGCGCGCGCGCGGCGCAGGGACTGGGCGGCGCGGTGGTGTCGGCGGTGGCGCTGTCGCTCATCATGAATCTGTTCACCGAAACCGGGGAACGGGCGCGCGCCATGGGCGTGTATGGCTTTGTCTGCGCGGGCGGCGGCAGCATCGGCGTGCTGCTGGGCGGGCTGCTGACCAGCGCGCTGTCCTGGCATTGGATCTTCCTGGTGAACCTGCCTATCGGCGTGGTGGTCTATGCGCTGTGCCTGCGGCTGATTCCGGCCGCGCCGCCCGCCGCCGCGGGCGCCCGGTTGGACGTGGCCGGGGCGCTCAGCGTCACCGCCTCGCTGATGCTGGCGGTGTATGCGGTGGTCAACGGCAACGAGGCCGGCTGGACGTCGGCGCAATCGCTGACCCTGCTGGGCGCGGCGGCCGCGCTGATGGTGCTGTTCCTGACCATCGAGGCGCGCGTCGAATCGCCGTTGATGCCGCTGGGGCTGTTCCGCCTGCGCAACGTGGCCACGGCCAACGTTGTCGGCGTACTGTGGGCCGCGGCCATGTTCGCGTGGTTCTTCGTATCGGCGTTGTACATGCAGCTGGTGCTGGGCTACAGCCCCATGGAGGTCGGGCTGGCCTTTTTGCCGGCCAACCTCATCATGGCGGCATTCTCGCTGGGCCTGTCGGCCAAGCTGGTGATGCGCTTTGGCATCCGCGGGCCGCTGGCCACGGGCCTGTTCATTGCCGCGCTGGGGCTGGCGCTGTTCGCGCGCGCGCCGGCGGACGGCAGCTTCGCCGTCGACGTTCTGCCGGCCATGCTGCTGCTGGGCCTGGGCGCGGGCGTGGCCTTCAATCCGATGCTGCTGGCCGCGATGAGCGACGTGGAACCCAGCCAGTCCGGCCTGGCCTCGGGCGTGGTCAACACGGCTTTCATGATGGGCGGCGCACTGGGGCTGGCGGTGCTGGCCAGCCTGGCCGCAGCTCGCAGCGCGGGATTGGCGGCGGCTGGCGCGGCGCCGGCCTTGGCGCTGAATGGCGGCTATCAGCTGACCTTCCTGGCGGGGGCCTTGATCGCAGGGCTGGCCGCTGCGCTCAGCGCGCTGCTGGTGCGCACACGCAACCACGAACTATCGGTCCAGGCCGGTTCCAGCCACTGA
- a CDS encoding VOC family protein: MPQLSAYLSFDGNCAEAMHFYERVLGGRMEAMIRYADAPPDAAMPALSEEDAGRIMHARLGLDEQTLMGSDATAGHPYPGKQGVALSLAYPTVSDAQRVFDLLADGGSITMPLQKTFWAEAHGSLIDRYGTRWMISGGRVSH, translated from the coding sequence ATGCCCCAACTATCCGCCTACCTCAGCTTTGACGGCAATTGCGCCGAGGCCATGCACTTCTACGAGCGCGTGCTGGGCGGGCGGATGGAGGCCATGATCCGCTACGCGGACGCGCCGCCCGACGCCGCCATGCCGGCCCTGTCCGAGGAAGACGCGGGGCGCATCATGCACGCCCGCCTGGGCCTGGACGAGCAGACGCTGATGGGCAGCGACGCCACTGCCGGCCATCCCTACCCAGGCAAGCAGGGCGTGGCGCTGTCTTTGGCCTATCCCACGGTCTCGGACGCGCAGCGCGTCTTCGACCTGCTGGCGGATGGCGGCAGCATCACCATGCCGCTGCAGAAGACCTTCTGGGCCGAGGCCCATGGCTCGCTGATAGACCGCTACGGCACGCGCTGGATGATCAGCGGCGGGCGCGTCTCCCACTAA
- a CDS encoding GFA family protein: MLKGSCHCGQIAFEVDGEPSQVLECNCSHCSRKGYLLWFVPRASVRLTTPASGMSTYRFNKHVISHHFCANCGCAPFGFGVGPKGEETAAVNVRCLENVDLNAWPRIPYDGRSI, translated from the coding sequence ATGCTGAAAGGAAGCTGCCATTGCGGACAGATCGCGTTCGAAGTCGATGGCGAACCGTCCCAGGTACTGGAATGCAATTGCTCGCACTGCAGCCGCAAAGGCTATCTGCTGTGGTTCGTGCCCCGCGCCAGCGTGCGTCTCACCACGCCCGCCAGCGGCATGTCGACCTACCGGTTCAACAAGCACGTGATTTCACACCACTTCTGCGCCAATTGCGGCTGCGCGCCATTCGGCTTCGGCGTGGGTCCCAAGGGCGAAGAGACAGCGGCGGTGAACGTGCGCTGCCTGGAAAACGTGGATCTGAACGCCTGGCCCCGCATTCCGTACGACGGCCGCAGCATCTGA
- a CDS encoding carboxymuconolactone decarboxylase family protein codes for MSTVKLLSDDDVRKNPQAWAVFEDIRATRKSDFVNNFWRVLANDPPQLERVWGQLKLVMMADGELSPLVREMIYIAVSTANGCTYCIHSHTAAARAKGMTDGQHAELLGVIGMAAQTNAMVTAMQVPVDEAFIVK; via the coding sequence ATGAGCACCGTAAAACTGCTGTCCGACGACGACGTCCGCAAAAATCCGCAAGCCTGGGCCGTGTTCGAGGACATCCGCGCCACGCGCAAGTCGGACTTCGTCAACAACTTCTGGCGCGTCCTGGCCAACGATCCGCCGCAGCTGGAGCGGGTCTGGGGCCAGCTCAAGCTAGTCATGATGGCGGACGGCGAACTCTCGCCGCTGGTGCGCGAAATGATCTATATCGCCGTGTCCACCGCCAACGGCTGCACCTACTGCATCCATTCCCACACCGCCGCCGCCCGCGCCAAGGGCATGACCGACGGCCAGCATGCCGAACTGCTGGGCGTGATCGGCATGGCCGCGCAGACCAACGCCATGGTCACCGCCATGCAGGTGCCCGTCGACGAGGCATTCATCGTGAAATAG
- a CDS encoding LON peptidase substrate-binding domain-containing protein, translated as MSLIPLFPLSNALFPAGVLHLRIFEVRYLDMIRRCIADGSEFGVVGLLSGQEVRTPEGTETLAPVGTMARIDAWDAPMPALLELRCVGTSRFRLLSSEVAKYGLWMGQAEPIPDDPPAPVPAAMQPSADALGRLVAQWQQDGVSPERMPLGPPFRLDDSGWVADRWCELLPLPPDDKVTLLGMTDPVARLAAIQDVLRGQGLA; from the coding sequence ATGTCTCTGATCCCGCTGTTTCCGCTATCCAACGCGCTGTTTCCCGCCGGCGTGCTGCACCTGCGCATCTTCGAGGTGCGCTACCTGGACATGATCCGCCGCTGCATCGCGGACGGCAGCGAATTCGGCGTGGTCGGCCTGTTGTCGGGCCAGGAGGTCCGCACCCCCGAAGGCACGGAGACCCTGGCCCCCGTGGGCACCATGGCGCGCATCGACGCCTGGGACGCACCCATGCCGGCCCTGCTGGAACTGCGCTGCGTCGGCACCAGCCGCTTCCGGCTGCTTTCCAGCGAGGTGGCAAAATACGGCCTTTGGATGGGCCAGGCCGAGCCCATCCCCGACGACCCGCCCGCGCCCGTGCCGGCCGCCATGCAGCCCAGCGCCGACGCGCTGGGACGCTTGGTGGCCCAATGGCAGCAAGACGGCGTGTCTCCTGAAAGAATGCCCCTGGGCCCGCCATTCCGGCTGGACGACAGCGGCTGGGTCGCGGATCGCTGGTGCGAACTGCTGCCGCTGCCGCCGGACGACAAGGTCACCTTGCTGGGCATGACGGACCCGGTGGCGCGGCTGGCGGCCATTCAGGACGTGCTGCGGGGACAGGGGCTGGCTTAG
- a CDS encoding DUF6881 domain-containing protein: MRYLKVRWIHEYLDEPLLIYSEIDVDGFEVRKVDVLRDGRMHFADGGCSEGGCGLSKEPLPSNDEISSDKQFELKEISRDDFNKIWSKKI; the protein is encoded by the coding sequence ATGCGATATTTAAAGGTGAGGTGGATTCACGAGTATTTGGACGAGCCTTTATTGATCTATAGCGAGATAGACGTTGATGGATTCGAGGTGAGGAAGGTGGATGTGCTGCGAGATGGACGAATGCACTTCGCCGATGGAGGTTGTAGCGAGGGAGGGTGCGGGCTAAGTAAAGAGCCGCTTCCGAGCAATGATGAAATCTCTAGTGATAAGCAATTTGAATTGAAGGAGATATCGAGAGACGATTTTAATAAAATATGGTCGAAAAAAATCTAA
- a CDS encoding SMI1/KNR4 family protein — MDSLDKKDWTGGVGASASALSQLQKLAHAEIPSGYYEFLAVSDGGEGPLPVAPYNACLDNVGMMLREVSDRWHQEWVTEGFFPIGGNGAGELIGFDLRNPAPFAIIYVDMIAGVDSAEVIALNWEKFSELLGRQS, encoded by the coding sequence ATGGATTCCCTTGACAAGAAAGATTGGACGGGGGGCGTCGGCGCCTCGGCTTCAGCCCTAAGCCAATTGCAGAAATTGGCACATGCAGAAATCCCCAGTGGTTACTACGAATTCCTCGCTGTGAGCGACGGAGGCGAAGGGCCTCTACCGGTTGCACCCTATAACGCGTGCTTGGATAACGTTGGGATGATGCTGCGCGAGGTGTCCGACAGGTGGCATCAAGAGTGGGTCACTGAGGGTTTCTTCCCAATAGGTGGAAACGGTGCGGGTGAACTCATCGGCTTCGATTTAAGAAATCCTGCGCCGTTCGCGATTATCTACGTTGATATGATCGCAGGTGTGGATAGTGCCGAGGTGATTGCGCTGAACTGGGAAAAATTCAGTGAGTTGCTAGGACGCCAGAGTTGA
- a CDS encoding SDR family oxidoreductase: MTKVLILGASGQIARWVVRMLGERQNIEQTLLVRDPKKLTGAEPSNARIAIGDVMDKKLLPQLMEGQDVVYANLAGDVDKQTAHILAVMRSKGVKRLIIVNSLGIYDEVPGQFGEWNRHEIGQYLTPYRKSADLIEASDTDYTILRAAWLQDEDEVDYEITGRDEPFRGTEVSRKSVAALVTELVRHPERLMRANVGVNKPNSDGDKPAFA; this comes from the coding sequence ATGACCAAGGTATTGATCCTGGGCGCGAGCGGCCAGATTGCCCGCTGGGTCGTACGGATGCTGGGCGAACGCCAGAATATCGAACAGACCCTGCTGGTGCGCGATCCCAAGAAGCTCACCGGCGCGGAACCCAGCAACGCCAGGATCGCCATCGGCGACGTGATGGACAAGAAGCTGCTGCCCCAGTTGATGGAGGGGCAGGATGTGGTCTATGCCAATCTCGCGGGGGACGTGGACAAACAGACTGCGCACATCCTGGCGGTGATGAGGTCCAAGGGCGTCAAGCGCCTGATCATCGTGAACTCGCTGGGCATCTATGACGAAGTGCCTGGTCAGTTCGGCGAATGGAACCGCCACGAGATCGGTCAGTATCTGACGCCTTACCGCAAGTCGGCGGATCTGATCGAGGCATCCGATACCGACTACACCATCTTGCGCGCTGCCTGGCTGCAGGACGAGGACGAAGTGGACTACGAGATCACCGGCCGGGACGAGCCATTCAGGGGCACCGAAGTATCGCGCAAGAGCGTGGCAGCGTTGGTGACGGAACTGGTGAGGCACCCTGAACGGCTGATGCGGGCCAACGTGGGGGTGAACAAGCCCAATAGCGATGGCGACAAGCCCGCTTTCGCTTGA